The Pseudomonadota bacterium DNA window GCTTTGGCGATATCCTGCACGTCGGCGCCGACTTTTTCGCAGAAATCGGCCATTTCGTTGATGAAGGTGATCTTGGTGGCCAGAAAGGCATTGGCGGCGTATTTGGCCGTCTCCGCCCCTTCCAGGGTGGTCGTGACCACAGGAGTTTCGATCAGGTAGAGGGGACGGTACACTTCTTTCAGGACGGTCCGGGCCCGGACCGTTTCCGCGCCGATGACTATACGGTCCGGTCGCATGAAATCCGTGATGGCTGCGCCTTCCCGCATGAATTCGGGGTTTGAGCATACGTCGAAATCAGCATCCGGTCTTTTTTTCCGGATAATTCTTTCCACCTCGCGGCCTGTGCCAACAGGTACGGTCGATTTTGTCACAACAACAGTATAGCCATCCAGATAACCGGCGATTTCCCCGGCTGCTGCGTAGACATAGCTGAGATCGGCATGACCGTCACCGCGGCGGGAAGGTGTTCCCACAGCGATAAAAACCACATCGGCGCCCTGCATGGCGTCCTGCAGGCTGGTGGTGAAAGACAGGCGGCCAGCCTTTGTGTTCTTGGCCACCAGTTCATCCAGGCCGGGCTCATGAATGGGAATTTCGCCCCGCTTCAGCCTGTCGATCCTGCCCTGGTCCCTGTCGACACAGACTGTATCCATGCCGAATTCCGAAAAGCAGGCGCCCGAGACCAGGCCCACATATCCTGAACCGACCATGACAATACGCATGATAGACCTCCTGCATAACCCGCTGCGGTGGGTGATTGTTACGTCACTGCGGTCCTCAAATCCTCATGTACTGTCGTGTACACTCCGGTTCTGCGGTCCTCGTTCCTGACACTCCCCTCACCGCAGCGGGTTATGCAGGAGGTCTGTTATCCTTTACAGCAGTTCCCTGATGGCAGCCCTGACTTTTTCCGAAAGGTCGGGGCGGTTCAGGGCAAATGCCACGTTGGCCTGAATAAAGCCCAGTTTGTCGCCGCAATCAAATCTTTTTCCCTCGAACCGGAATCCGTGGAAAGGCTGGTGGCCAATCAGGCGGGCCATGGCGTCGGTCAGCTGGATCTCTCCCCCCGCGCCTTTTTCATGGCGTCCCAGGTGCTTCAGGACATCAGGCTGCAGGATATAGCGGCCCTGAAGGGACAGGGTGGAGGGAGCGTTTTCAGGCTTCGGCTTTTCCACGAGGCCCTTGACCTCGCACAGTCTTCCCTGGTCGCGGCCGATGTCCAGGATACCATAGCGGTGCGTCTGGTCCCGGGGCACGTCAAAAACGGACACCATGTTGCCGCCTGTCTCATTATAGGCTTCCATCATTTGCGCCAGGCAGGGCCGCTCATGCAGGACCAGCTCGTCCGGCAGGATGACAGCAAAAGGCTCGTCCCCGATAAATTCCCGGGCGCACCAGATGGCGTGTCCCAGGCCCAGCGGCTCGGACTGGCGGGCAAAGGCCAGCTGGCCCGAGGGGATTTCCACCGATCGCGCAATGTCCAGAAGTTCTTTTTTTTCCCGCCGCTCCAGCGTGACGTTCAGCTCGAAGCTGTAGTCGAAATGGTCTTCCATGGCCGATTTTCCGCGGCTGGTGACCAGGATGAAATACTCGATGCCGGCGGCCCGGGCCTCTTCCACCGCATACTGGATCAGTGGCTTGTCCACCACGGTCAGCATTTCCTTGGGGATTGCCTTGGTGGCGGGAAGAAAGCGGGTGCCAAGACCCGCAACCGGAAAAACAGCCTTGCGAACGGGTTTTTTCATGAAAAACGGTCCGGACAGTGGTAGGGTCAAGGACACGCTTCTGAAAGGTCAATACGGCAATATCGGGGCATCCATGAGCATTCAAAGCGAAATCCGCCGCAAAACTGCGCCTGACATCCGGGGCCAAAAGGGGAAAACTCCCCTGGTGTGTCTGACGGCCTATACGGCACATATGGCCAGGATTCTGGATCCCCATGTGGATGTGCTGCTGGTGGGGGATTCCCTGGGCATGGTGGTCTATGGCTTGCCTAGCACTGTAGGGGTCACGCTGGAGATGATGGTCAGCCACGGCGCTGCTGTGGTGCGCGGCACCCGCCAGGCGCTGGTGGTGGTGGACATGCCCTTTGGCTCATACCAGGAAAGTCGCGAGCAGGCTTTCCGTTCCTGCGCCCGCGTGATGGCGGAAACCGGAGCCGGGGCTGTCAAGCTGGAAGGCGGTGTGGAAATGGCCGATACCATCCGGTTTCTGGTGGAGCGCGGCATTCCCGTCATGGGCCACATCGGCCTGCGCCCCCAGCTGGTCAACGTACTGGGAGGGTTCAGGACGCAGGGACGGGATGAGGCAGCGCAAAAGCGGATCATGGAGGATATGCGGGCCGTCAGCGAGGCAGGGTCTTTCTCTCTGGTGATCGAGGCCGTGGTGGAGAATCTGGCGAACGCGCTGGCGGAGGCTTGTCCGGTACCCACGATCGGGATCGGGGCCTCGGCCACCTGTGACGGCCAGATCCTGGTGACCGAGGACATGCTGGGCCTGTCCGGTGATTTTGTACCGAAGTTTGTCCGCCGTTTTGGCGATCTGGGAACAGCGGCGGGCCAGGCGGTGGCAGAATATGCTGCGGCTGTACGGGCGCGGACTTTTCCGGGGCCGGAGCATGTGTTCAGGCCCAAAAATACGGTACGGTCCGAGGCCGTATCGTGAGGCCCCTGTCCACAGCGGTACACCAGATTACCCGCAAGGCCCTGGGGAAGACAGGATCGCACCTGGCGACCTTGCTGTCCCACTGGGCAGACATCGTGGGGCCAGCCCTGGCGGGAGACTGTTCTCCGGAAAAGCTGTCCTTTCCGCGCGGAAGCCTGGAAGGCGCGGTGCTGCACCTGCGGGTGTCAGGATCTGCAGCTCTGGTTCTTCAGCACGATGAATCCCTGATCCTGGAGCGGATCAACCGGGTGTTCGGCTACAGGGCCGTGGAGCGCCTGAAATATGTCCAGGGCCCGCCGGTCCTGCCAGCGCCGGTCCGCAGCCGGGCGCCATCCCTGCCGGATGCCGCGAGAACAGCGCGGGTGGAAAAGCTGGTGGCGGATGTGGACGACTCCACCCTGCGCGAGGCCCTGAAAGACCTGGGTTGCGCTGTGCGGTCGTGATGGCAGGCGTCAGGGAACATATCCTGCAGGCTTGTTGAAAATGACCTGTGTCCTGCGGCCTTTATATCGTGCTTCCAGAATAATTGGTTCCTCGGCGCACCAGGTTTTGCAGGCTTCCGAGCGCAGATGAATACATTCCACAGATGTCGCGAATCCCTGATGCTCCTGGTGTTTTTCGAAGTGCTTTCTGCCATCTCCGCGAAGAGCCAAGGACAGAACATACAGGGCGCTTTGCGGAATTTCATCCTTGCCCAGATATCGGTTTCCTATTTCTTCCAGGCATTCAGACTCTAGGATCCTGAAAACGGGTTTCTGCCTGAGAGCGGCGCACAGCAATCCAAGCGAGATTACTGCCCAGCTGGCTGTCCCTGAAGGATTGTCCGGGACTGTCATCTGGTCTCTCAGGGAAACAAACCATGGCCAAACGGCTATGGCTCCGCACAAGGATGACACCAAGGTCATACAGAAGCTGAAATATTTCGCGTGGTGAATGGCTGTTGTCTGTGCGCCGTGGACTGCCTGCAGGAAAGTTCGCACTTCTCCATCAGGTCCTGACAGGACATAAGCATCCACATCCGGCAAAGATATTTTTTCTGCAACAGTCAGCATACGGCCATAATAACCGGGAAATGTGAAAAGAAAAAACAGGTGCAGTCTGCATTGACAGCAGAGCCTGAGAGCGACAGGATTGCAGCATGAAATTTGCCCTGTCCAAAATTCTTTCTCTTCTGATTCATCCGGCCCATCTTCTGCTGCTGGCCCTGCTGGCCGGTCTGTGGTTCCTGCGGCCCCGTTCGGCAAGGCCACGCGCCGGGCGTTTTCTGGTTTTTGCGTGTACGGCGTCGCTTTTCCTTCTGGGGCTTGCGCCAGTCTGCGCCCGGATCGCAGGGCCGCTGGAAAACAGGTTTCCCGTGCCAGAAATATCCGGATCTGTTGACGGTATCGTTGTTCTGGCAGGCTTTCTGTCTCCCTGGAGCACGGAGGGGCGGGGCCAGTTCGCCCTGAACGGCAATGCCGAGCGTCTGGTCGAACTTGTGAGCCTGATGCACCGGTTTCCGAAGGCAAAGGTGGTTTTCACCGGCGGCAGTGGCAGTTTGATGTCCGGCGATATCCGCGAGGCTGATGCGGTGCGGCAGATCCTGAACGATATGGGCGTGGATACACGCCGGATCATCTTCGAGCGGGAGTCACGCACCACGTACGAAAACGTAATGTACAGCAAGGCCCTGGCCGATCCGCAGCCTGAGGAAAAGTGGCTGCTGGTGACTTCGGCCATGCACATCCCCCGGGCTGTCGGCGTGTTCCGCCAGCAGGGCTGGCCTGTCACCGCCTGGCCATGCGACTACCAGACCCCTGCGCCTGGAACGGCGCTGCGTCCGGACTTTGCTGTTTTGCGGGGGCTGGTCATTGCCAGTCTGGCCGTGCACGAATATGCCGGCCTTGTATCCTATTACCTGTCGGGCTATACGGCGCAGCTTTTACCGTCGCCCTGAAAGAGAGTGACAGACATGAAATGGTACGGAATTGCCCTTGTGTGTTTCTGTCTGGCGGGCTGTGCCGCCGGGGGTGTTCCTGCGGAAAAACCCGCCAGCCCTGATTTTGCGTCATGGCTTGCCGGCGTGAAGGCCGAGGCGCTGGAGGGGGGGATTTCCGCCCCCGTTGTCCACGAGGCGCTGGATGATCTGCAGCCCATTCCCCGGGTTCTGGAGCTGGACCGCCGCCAGCCGGAAAGCACCATGACCCTGGAGCAATACCTGCGCAATGTGCTTCCTGAATCCCGGATTGCCGAGGGGCAGCGGCTTCTGCAGGTCTATGCGGATACTCTGGACCAGGTCGAGAAACGATACGATATTCCGCGCGAACTGGTTGTGGCCCTGTGGGGCATGGAAAGCAGCTTTGGCCAGAAAACGGGTGATTTCGGGGTGATCCCGGCGCTGGCGACCCTGGCGTGGGACGGGCGGCGCAGTGTTTATTTCAGGAAAGAGCTGATGAAGGCCCTGAAGATCGCGGACGAGAAGCATATTCCGCTGTCACAGATGAAAGGCTCGTGGGCTGGCGCCATGGGGCAGAGCCAGTTCATGCCGTCCAGCTTCCTGGCCTATGCCGTGGACCAGAACGGCGACGGGCACCGTGATATCTGGCAGACCGAGGCGGATGTGTTTGCCTCGGCCGCCAACTATATGGCAAAGGCCGGCTGGAAAAACGGCCAGTTCTGGGGCCAGGAAGTCCTGATGCCGGAGGGCTTTTCTGCGGCCCATATCACGCTGGACGAAAAAAAGACACTGGACGAATGGTCGGCGCTGGGTGTCCGCGACCTGCAGGGGCAACCCCTGCAGGGTCACATAAAAGCTTCCCTTGTGGCGCCCGATGGCCTAAAAGGAAGAACGTTCCTGGTCGAGGGTAATTACCGCGCCATCATGGCCTGGAACCGGTCGACGTATTTTGCAACCGCGGTCGGCCTGTTGTCCGACAGGCTTTCTGACCGTCATGAGGGGGATAACCAGTGATAATGAAGCGTTTTCCGGCCGCTGTCCTGCTTCTGGCCTTCATGGCCGCCTGTACGCCGTCAGTCCAGTCTCCCGGTACTGCAAAACAGGCCGGACTGGCCGGAACAGGCAAGGTTGGGCCCGGCGGCTACAAGATCGGCAATCCCTATCAGATCAACGGTGTCTGGTATTATCCCAAGGAAGATTTCGGATATGACGAGACCGGGATTGCCTCCTGGTACGGCGCGGATTTCCACAACCGCCGGACCTCGAACGGCGAGACATTTGACAAGAATGAACTGACAGCTGCGCACAAGACCCTGCCCATGCCCAGCCTCGTGCGGGTGACCAACCTGGAAAACGGCCGGTCCATCGTGGCCCGTGTCAACGACCGCGGTCCCTTCACGCCGGGCCGTGTGATCGACCTGTCCCAGCGCGGCGCCCAACTTCTGGGCTTTGAGGGCAACGGCACAGCCAAGGTGCGGGTCCAGATCCTGGCCGATGAAAGCCGCACCCTGGCGGAAGCAGCCAAAAAAGGACAGCCGGCAACAGCAGTCGCTGCTGCAGGATCGGCTGAGCCAAAGGTCGAGGCTGCTCCTGTAACCCCGGTCCAGGTAGCCAAGGCAGATCCGCTGCCGCCGCCATCTGCGTCAAATCCGACAGCCCAGCCTGTAGCGGCTACAAAGCCTGCCGAGCCGGAAAAGGTTGCCCTGCCCGGCAGGATTGAGGAAAACCGCTTCCTGCCTGCCGCGAAGGTGGACAATGTTCCGGTGAAGGGCGAGCGGGCCATCTGGATCCAGGCGGGGGCTTTCTCGATCCCCGAAAATGCCACGCGCCTGAAGGAAAAACTGGCCGCCATCGGGGCCACGGTCATTTCCCCGGTCACTGTGGGAGAGGCACAGCTTCACCGCGTTCGTGTTGGTCCTGTAGCCGATGTCGCGAAAGCCGACGAGGTTCTGGACCGTGTCATCTCCATGGGCCTGAACGGAGCAAGGATTGTTGTGGAGTAAGTTCACGGGCCTTGCTGCAGCCGTCTTCCTCCTGACGGCTTTCGCCCTTCCGGCATCTGCCGCGCCTGTTGATACTCCGGCCCGGCAGGCGTGGATGGTGGATTTGTCCACGGACACTGTCCTTCTGGACAGGAACGGGGGCGAGGCCATGCATCCGTCGTCCATGACCAAGATCATGACCATGTACGTGGTCCTTGAGAAAATCAGGGCGGGGGAACTGTCCCTGAACGATACCCTGCCGGTCAGCAAAAAGGCTTGGGCCATGCAGGGGTCAAAGACGTGGGTTCCTGTCGGGGAAAAGGTCCGGGTGGAGGATCTTGTCCGCGGTGTGATTGTCCAGTCGGGTAACGACGCCACGCTGGTCCTGGCTGAGGGTATTGCCGGAAGCGAGGAAGCCTTTGTGGATATGATGAACCGCAAGGCCGTTGACATGGGTCTGACCCAGACGCACTTTACCAACACGACCGGCTGGCCGGACCCGCAGCATTATTCCTCGGCCCATGATCTGGCTGTCATGGCGGCACGCCTCATGAAGGATTTCCCCGAGCACTATCACTATTATTCCGAGAGGGAGTTTACTTTCAACGGCATCAAACAGGGCAACCGCAACCCGCTGCTGTACCGCAATATGGGAGCCGATGGCATCAAGACCGGCCATACAGAGGCCGGGGGTTTTGGCATGGTCGCCTCGGTGGTGCGGAACGACCGTCGCCTGCTGCTGGTAATCAACGGCCTGTCCGACATGCAGGTACGTGCGGATGAAACGGCCCGCTTGGTGGAGTGGGGCTTCAGCACTTTTATGCCGGTCCGCCTGGCGCAGAAGGGCCGGACCTATGCCACCGTTCCCGTGGTCTATGGCACACAGGATACGGTAACGCTGACCGCAGGGCGTGACCTGGCGCAGAGTCTGGATGCATCAGGCCGCAAGGGGATTTCCATAAAGGCCGTTTATTCTTCCCCGCTGAAGGCGCCGCTGAAGGCCGGCGACAACGCAGGAAAGCTGGTGGTGACCATTCCCGGGCAGGATGCATCCCGCGAGGTTCCCCTGGTCGTGGCTGCAGATGTTCCGGAAACAGGATTCTGGGACCGGCTGAAAGAAAACATCGGGATGGTTTTCTCCCGGACTGACCCATGACGCGGGGCGTGTTTATAACACTGGAAGGGGGAGAGGGCGGCGGCAAAAGCACCCAGGCCCGTCTTTTGGCCGAGGCCCTGCGCCAGCGCGGGGTGGATGTTGTCACCACCCGCGAACCTGGTGGATCACCGGGCGCCGAGGATCTGCGAAAGCTTCTGGTGACGGGCCAGGCGGACCGGTGGGACCCCCTGACCGAGATCCTGCTGTTCCTGGCGGCCCGGCGGGACCACTGGCTGCGGACCATCCAGCCGGCGCTGGAGCGCGGACAGTGGGTCATTTCTGACCGGTTCCATGACTCCACCGTGGCCTATCAGGGCTATGGTTTCAGGTTTGATCTGGTGCTGATCGAGGCCCTGCGCGCCATCGTTCTGGGCAATGTCCAGCCTGATCTGACCCTGGTTCTGGACGTCCCTGTGGAAAGCGGACTGAAACGATCCATGGCGCGCAAAAGTGACGCCGTGCGGCACGAAACCATGGATCTGGGGTTCCATGAACGCATGCGCCAGGGCTATCTGGACATTGCAAAGGCAGAGCCACAGCGCTGTCTGGTCGTGGATGCCTCCCGCCCGGCAGAGGCTGTGCACGGCGAGATTCTTGCGGCCGTGACCGGACGTTTTCTGCAGGGCCGGACAGCATGAAAGCCGCTGCTGCAGAAACTGAAGAGACAGCCCTCGGGCCGGCGCCCCGGGACAATCCCTTTTTTGAGGGGCATGAAGGCGCTGTGGCGACTTTTCTGGATGCCTGGGCCGGCGGACGCATACACCATGCCTGGCTTCTGACCGGCATGCAGGGCATCGGCAAGGCGACCCTGGCGTACCGGATTGCCAGGTTTGTCCTCGCCCGGGGACAGGGACTGGAGATGGTCCCGGACCATCCGGTTTTTCGCCTGGTCTCTTCCGGCGGGCATGGAGACTTGCTGGTGGCCGAGCGCCAGTATGACGCGAAAAAGGGCCGCTATGCCGACGGTATCGCTGTTGATACGGTGCGCGAGATTGCTCCGTTCCTGCGCCTGACTTCTTCCGCCGGCGGATGGCGGGTTGTGATTGTGGACGGGGCCAATGGCATGAACGCCAGCAGCCAGAATGCCATCCTGAAAATCCTGGAGGAGCCGCCGCCCCGCACCCTGCTGCTGCTGACAGCGGAAAATCCGGGCGCCCTGCTTCCCACTATCCGGTCCCGGGTGCGCTTGCTGCCCCTGGATCCGCTGCCGGCGGACAGTGTTGTCCGGCTGCTGGACCGCTATCACCCCGGGCTGGATCCTGCGGAAAGGCAGGCGCTGGCGCACCTGGCGGAGGGCAGCATCGGCCGGGCGCTGGCGTTGGCCGGCACGGGGGGACTGGAGACATACCGCAGGATGGTGGAGTTTCTGGAAAGCCTGCCGCGGCTGGACCCGGTCCGGTCCCATGAGTGGGCGGAAGGATTTTCCCGCGCTGGCAGGGAAGAGGATTTTGCCGTGGTGGCGGAATTGATGGTCTGGTTTCTGGACCGTCTGGTCCGGGCAGGAGCTACCGGGCAGATTGCCGGGGAAATTTTTCAGGGGGAGGGGGCTGCCGTTCAGCGCCTCCTGTCCCTGTGCACCCTGTCCCGCTGGATGGATATCCACGACAGGATTGCGCAGTTTCTGGCCCGGGGCGATACGGCCAGCCTGGACCGCAAGCAGATGCTGATGCAGGTGCTGTGGATCCTGTCATCCGGCGTGGCGGGGCAGGGGGGGCAGGCATGACGTACGGTTTTTCCTCCGGCCAGTCCCTGGCGGACCGGGTGCATATGCTGAACCTGGGGCTGATCCTTCTGGTGACGCTGATCAGTCTGGTCGGGGTCGCCATGCTGTATTCCGCGGGCGGCGGGTCATGGACGCCCTGGGCGGGGCCACAGCTGGTGCGTTTTGGTGTGAGCCTCGGATTAATGCTGGTGATTGCGCTGACGGACCTGCGATTCTGGTTCCGCCAGGCGTATGTGATCTATGGCGCCGTGCTGGTCCTGCTGGTGGTGGTCGAGATCATGGGCCACATCGGCATGGGGGCCCAGCGCTGGATCAACCTGGGTTTTTTCGTCCTGCAGCCGTCCGAACTGATGAAGCTGGCCCTGGTCCTGGCGCTGGCCCGGTATTTCCACACCCGGTCGCTGGAACAGATCCGCAGTCTTCCGGGCCTGCTTGTCCCCGCTGTCCTGGTTGCTCTTCCTGTGGCCCTGGTGCTGCTGCAGCCCAATCTGGGTACAGCGCTGCTTCTGGTCCTGGGGGCAGCCATCATGGCGTGGGCCGCCGGGGTCCAGTGGTGGATCTTTGCGGGGGCGGGGGTGGCCGGGGCTGCGGCTGTTCCTGTGGCCTTCACATTCCTGCATGAATACCAGAAAAAGCGTGTCTATACGTTCCTCGATCCGGGGCGGGACCCATGGGGCGCAGGATACAACATCCTGCAGTCCAAGATTGCCCTGGGGTCCGGCGGGCTGTGGGGCAGGGGTTACATGCAGGGAACCCAGAGCCAGCTGATGTTCCTGCCTGAAAAGCACACCGATTTTATCTTTGTCGTGCTGGCCGAGGAGTTCGGTATGGCCGGCGCCTTCTGCCTTCTGGCCCTGTATATCGCCGTGCTGTGCTATGGCTTTGCCATCTGCCTGTCGTGCCGGAACCAGTTCGGGCGTCTGGTGGCCATGGGGGTCACTGGCACCCTGTTCCTGTACCTGGTGGTCAATGTGGCCATGGTATCGGGCCTGATCCCCGTTGTGGGCATTCCGCTGCCGCTGGTTTCATATGGCGGGACGGCCATGATGACCCTGATGATGGGCATCGGCCTGCTGCTGAACGTCTCCGTGAACCGGGAACAGCGCATGTCCCGGAGCGGGAAACTGTATTAGTCTGATTCCTCTCCCCCAGTGGGCCAAAGTCCATTATTGTCATCCTGAAGGAGCGACAGCGACTGAAGGATCCTTCGACTTCGCATCCTTTCAGGATGCTTCGCTCAGGATGACAATAAGAAGGATGAAAAGGAAACATTCATGCCTCTCAAATTCTTTCTCCTCCCCTTGTTCCTTGTCCTGACTCTTGCTCTTCCTGTCGCGGCGCAGGAGAAGAAGGAATCCGTCTACGACCGTGTCATGCGCACGGGAACCATCAGATGCGGGTATTTTTCCTGGTATCCCGCGGTGATCAAGGATCCTGTGACGGGCGAGTTCAAGGGCATCGTGTATGAATACATGAGTGCGCTGGGCCGGGCGCTGAACCTGAAAATCGACTGGGTCGAGGAAATCGGCCTGGGGGATTATCCGGCGGCTCTGGAGAGCGGGCGCATCGACGCCATGTGCGCCGGTGTATGGATCACATCAGAGCGGGCGCGAGACAGTGATTTCGTAAAACCCCTGTTCTATCTGGCGCTGTATCCCTATGTCCGGGCCGACGACCACCGGTTTGACGCGGATATCAACATCATCAACAACAGCCAGTACCGCATGGCGGTGCTGGATGGTGGCGTTACAGAAACCATCCGCTGGCATCTGTTTCCGCAGGCCCGGGCTGTGGTCTTGCCCCAGCTGACCAGCCCGGCGGAACTGTTCGCTATCCTGGCGCAGGGCAAGGCGGACATGCTGATCTATGACCGCTTCACCTTCGGCGAGTTTGACAAAAACAATCCGGGCAAGTTGCGGCAACTGAGCACAACCCCGGTCAAGATCTATCCCAATGCTGTTCCCGTGAAACGGGGAGAGGAAGAATTCCGCCGCATGCTGGATCACGCCACGGATGAGCTGTTCCTGACCGGCACTCTGGACAAAATTATCGACAGGCACGAGAAATATCCGGGAACATTTTTAAGAGTAGTCAAGCCGTATGGAGTGGGGGAATGACCCTGAATCTCACCAATACCCTGACGCGGCAGAAGGAGCCGTTCCAGCCGCTGGATCCGCAGAATGTGCGCGTGTACCTGTGCGGCCCGACAGTGTATGACTCAGTCCACATCGGCAATGCGCGGACCATGGCGGTGTTCGACCTGCTGGCCCGCGTGCTACGGCACCTGTATCCGCGTGTCACCTATGCGCGCAACATTACCGATATCGATGACAAGATCATGGACCGGGCGCGGGAGAACGGCGAGCCCATCGACCAGCTGACCTGCCGCACCACGGCGCAGTTCCACCAGGACATGGCCGATCTGGGTCTGTTGCCCCCCGATGTGGAGCCCCGCGCTACCGCCCATGTGGATGACATGGTCCGCCTGATCAAGGCGCTGATCGACAAGGGCCATGCCTATGCGGCCGAGGGTCATGTGCTGTTTAATGTGCCGTCCATGGCCGACTATGGCCAGCTGTCGCGCCGCAGCCAGGACGAGATGATCGCCGGCGCGCGGGTCGAGGTCGCGCCGTATAAAAAACACCCCGCCGATTTTGTCCTGTGGAA harbors:
- the rodA gene encoding rod shape-determining protein RodA, which encodes MTYGFSSGQSLADRVHMLNLGLILLVTLISLVGVAMLYSAGGGSWTPWAGPQLVRFGVSLGLMLVIALTDLRFWFRQAYVIYGAVLVLLVVVEIMGHIGMGAQRWINLGFFVLQPSELMKLALVLALARYFHTRSLEQIRSLPGLLVPAVLVALPVALVLLQPNLGTALLLVLGAAIMAWAAGVQWWIFAGAGVAGAAAVPVAFTFLHEYQKKRVYTFLDPGRDPWGAGYNILQSKIALGSGGLWGRGYMQGTQSQLMFLPEKHTDFIFVVLAEEFGMAGAFCLLALYIAVLCYGFAICLSCRNQFGRLVAMGVTGTLFLYLVVNVAMVSGLIPVVGIPLPLVSYGGTAMMTLMMGIGLLLNVSVNREQRMSRSGKLY
- a CDS encoding transporter substrate-binding domain-containing protein translates to MPLKFFLLPLFLVLTLALPVAAQEKKESVYDRVMRTGTIRCGYFSWYPAVIKDPVTGEFKGIVYEYMSALGRALNLKIDWVEEIGLGDYPAALESGRIDAMCAGVWITSERARDSDFVKPLFYLALYPYVRADDHRFDADINIINNSQYRMAVLDGGVTETIRWHLFPQARAVVLPQLTSPAELFAILAQGKADMLIYDRFTFGEFDKNNPGKLRQLSTTPVKIYPNAVPVKRGEEEFRRMLDHATDELFLTGTLDKIIDRHEKYPGTFLRVVKPYGVGE